The DNA window ACTCGATTACCAGCAGGAAGCGGCCCAGCAGGACGCCATGGGGCGGGACTGGGAAGCCGATGAAGCGGTCATTGTGCCGCGGGTCGTGCAGGAGCTCTCGGACGAGACGGTGCTGGTGACGCAATGGGAGTCGGGGGACCACTGGACCGAAGTGCCAGCCGCCTGGTCACCCGGCGAACGACGTCGGCTGGCGAACACGCTGCTGCGATTTTTCCTGCAGGGACTCTTCCACCACGGTCGCATGCAGGCGGATTGGCATCCGGGCAACTTTCGCTTCCGTCGCAACGGCGGCAACCCCCAGGTGGTGGTCTACGATTTTGGCTGCCTGGTCAGGCCTGAGCCGCGACAACGCTTGCTGCTGGCCCGCCTGATCAGGGCGACGGTACAACAGGACGAATCGCCCTGGCCGCTGATGCGGGAACTTGGCTTTCAGGAAAACTGGCTCCAGCCGCTCGCCGGCAAGCTTCCGGCCGTATGTCGTTTGTTGCTGGAACCGTTTTGCACGCGGCGCCCTTACGATCTGCACGACTGGAAGCTGGCCGAACGAATGGAAGCGGTGCTGGCAGACGATCGCTGGAACTTTCGTTTTGCCGGGCCGCCTGGTCTGGTGTTCGTCCTGCGCGCGTTTCATGGTGTGATCCACTACCTTCAGGGAACCGGTGAACCGATTGACTGGCATGCGGCCGTGCAGGAAACGCTCGCACCGCTGCAGTCGCAGATTGAAAACCTGGCGGTTACCGCTGGCGAACCTGTTGTGGCGTGTACTTCCGTTGCAACCTGGCTCAGGGTTCGCGTTGTTCGCGAGGGACGCACCCAGGTGCAATTGTCACAGCCCGCGATGGGGATCGAACGGCTGGAGGAACTGCTCGACGACGAGCTGAAACAGCGCATCCTGCTGGCAGGCATCGATCTGCAGAAATCTGTCGAGGCAGTGCGCAGCCGCGGCTACGCGCCAGGCCCCGTCTTCGAACTGGTCGACGAGGAAAAAGAGGTACGCGTCTGGCTTGAGTAGTATCCGGCGAGTGAAACACGAAAAGAGGAAGGATGAATTTCTGTTTTCAACATGCGTTAGCGTGCAGCAGGCATTCAGGAACGGAAAAAGTATTGATAGACAATCTACCAGGTTTCCTTTCTTAAGAGGCAGGAAAACCTATGTTTAATAAGCGAATCCTCAAATCTAAAAAAAGCCTGGTGTTGGAATTGCAATTTCCTGGTGAAGCACGCCAAAAACTGACAACGAAGCGGGCAGCGACAGGCGCCGTTTCGCTCTGCGATCCAAACTCCTTATCAAAGATTGAGTCCTCTCCATGACAACGAAATCCATTCGCGTGCTGGTCGTCGATGACTCGGCTGTGCTGCGCGCTCGTATCTGTGACATCCTTGCGATGGAGCCTGGCCTGGAAGTTGTCGGAACGGCCTGTGATGGTCTGGATGCGCTGCGGAAGCTTGAAGTTCTGCAGCCTGACCTGATGACGCTCGACGTGCAGATGCCGCGGATGGACGGTCTGGCGACGGTCGACGCAGTTCTGAGCAAACGCTCGATTCCCATCATTATGGTGAGCTCCCTGACCCATCGCGCCGCCAGCACCACTTTGGATGCGCTAGAGCGAGGAGCGATGGATTACATCGCCAAGCCCGACGGCAGCGGCGCCTCGGTCGAATTTGCGGAGCAGCTGGTTCACAAGATCCGTGTCATGGCGAATGTCGATGTGCAACGCGTCCTGCAGTTTCGCCGCGCGAAAGCTGCAAGGATGGCGGCCAGTCGGAGTGCGGCCCTGTCAAACCCGGCCGACACGGAGTCGACAGAAAAGTATCCCACCCAGTGTATCGCACTTGGGGTTTCCACCGGCGGACCGCCTGCCCTGGCCAGCATGTTTCAGGACCTGCAGGCTCCCCTGCCGCCGCTGGTGATTGTCCAGCACATGCCGGCGAACTTTACGGGGCCGTTTGCCGCACGGTTGGATTCCTTGTCGAAGCTGAGCGTCAAAGAGGCCCAGCACGGCGACCGCCTGCGGGCCAATCATGCGTATATCGCTCCTGGCGGAAAACATTTGCGACTGAAGCGGCAAGGGGACTATACGGTGGTTTCGATTACGGACGGGGAACCGGTCAGCAGCCACAAGCCTTCGATCGATCTGATGATGCAGGACGCCGCAGCGATCTTCGGGCTGGGGTGCCTGGGCGTGCTGATGACGGGCATGGGATCCGACGGCGTGGCCGGTTGCCGCGCCATCCGCGAGGCGGGCGGATACGTGCTGGGACAGGATGAAGCCAGCTCCGATGTCTATGGAATGAACAAGGCCGCCTTCGTGCAGGGGCAGGTCGACTCACAATTTGCCGTGGAATATTTACCGCAAATTCTTGCGCAACAGTGCCGGCGAATCGGTGTTGCGCAACAGGCTTCGGGCGCCGTTGGCGTTCGATAATCCGATTTCTTTTGTTACTCTTTCCTTTCAATTTATTTCGCAAAAGGGACAACCATGAGCGCCAGATTTTTGATAGCCGATGACTCCGGAACCATGCGAAAGATTATTATTCGCTCGCTCAATGCGCTGGGCGTAACGGATATTGTCGAAGCGGCCGACGGCGAACAGGCCATTGCCCTGTTTGCGAAACAGCCCTTTGATATGGTGCTGACCGACTGGAATATGCCAGGCAAGAGCGGACTCGAAGTCGTCCAGGCAATCCGTACCGCCGGATCCAAGATCCCGGTCATGTTGATTACCACCGAAGGAGAAAAATCGCGAGTCGTCCAGGCCATCCAGGCAGGGGTCACCGACTATGTCGTCAAGCCGTTTGACTCGGAGAAACTCCGCGCCAAGATTGACAAGCACCTTAGCCAGCTGGCTGACGCCTGATACGGGGAGAATCCGAATGACGACTCAATACGCTCCCGTCGATGTGGAGTTTATCAATCCTTTTGTCGTGGCCGCCACGAAAGTGTTCAACGTGATGCTGGGGTGCGAACTGAAGCGCGGGCCGCTGTTCCTGAAGAACAACACCCAGCCCGACTTTGAAATCAGCGGCGTCATCGGTCTGTCGGGTAAAGCCAGCGGCACCGTCGTGCTGAGCCTGCAGAAAGAGGTCGCCCTGAGCCTCACCGAAGTGCTTCTGGAAAAACGTCCTGAGCATCTCGACGCTGACGTGGTCGACGCCATTGGCGAATTGACCAACATGGTGGCGGGCAACGCGAAGACACGACTGG is part of the Lignipirellula cremea genome and encodes:
- a CDS encoding ABC1 kinase family protein, coding for MSLKTIQRTAGYAGLAASALSVRRATSARARSSAQDHLCQRLGRLHGLPQKVGQMLSFTSNPEKLDAAEAFAPLQESAEPLPWPTIARILAAAWGRPVLEVLAEVDTKGHAASLGQVHQARLLDGTEVAIKVQYPGIRQAVQTDLKALGWLSLPLGNLRRGFDLEAYRLVIGSCLATELDYQQEAAQQDAMGRDWEADEAVIVPRVVQELSDETVLVTQWESGDHWTEVPAAWSPGERRRLANTLLRFFLQGLFHHGRMQADWHPGNFRFRRNGGNPQVVVYDFGCLVRPEPRQRLLLARLIRATVQQDESPWPLMRELGFQENWLQPLAGKLPAVCRLLLEPFCTRRPYDLHDWKLAERMEAVLADDRWNFRFAGPPGLVFVLRAFHGVIHYLQGTGEPIDWHAAVQETLAPLQSQIENLAVTAGEPVVACTSVATWLRVRVVREGRTQVQLSQPAMGIERLEELLDDELKQRILLAGIDLQKSVEAVRSRGYAPGPVFELVDEEKEVRVWLE
- a CDS encoding protein-glutamate methylesterase/protein-glutamine glutaminase, whose translation is MTTKSIRVLVVDDSAVLRARICDILAMEPGLEVVGTACDGLDALRKLEVLQPDLMTLDVQMPRMDGLATVDAVLSKRSIPIIMVSSLTHRAASTTLDALERGAMDYIAKPDGSGASVEFAEQLVHKIRVMANVDVQRVLQFRRAKAARMAASRSAALSNPADTESTEKYPTQCIALGVSTGGPPALASMFQDLQAPLPPLVIVQHMPANFTGPFAARLDSLSKLSVKEAQHGDRLRANHAYIAPGGKHLRLKRQGDYTVVSITDGEPVSSHKPSIDLMMQDAAAIFGLGCLGVLMTGMGSDGVAGCRAIREAGGYVLGQDEASSDVYGMNKAAFVQGQVDSQFAVEYLPQILAQQCRRIGVAQQASGAVGVR
- a CDS encoding response regulator, whose protein sequence is MSARFLIADDSGTMRKIIIRSLNALGVTDIVEAADGEQAIALFAKQPFDMVLTDWNMPGKSGLEVVQAIRTAGSKIPVMLITTEGEKSRVVQAIQAGVTDYVVKPFDSEKLRAKIDKHLSQLADA
- a CDS encoding chemotaxis protein CheX is translated as MTTQYAPVDVEFINPFVVAATKVFNVMLGCELKRGPLFLKNNTQPDFEISGVIGLSGKASGTVVLSLQKEVALSLTEVLLEKRPEHLDADVVDAIGELTNMVAGNAKTRLEQFQISLGLPSVIIGKNHSVEFPRGIAPIGIPFQSRLGPVCLVVGLCEQAAFAPV